A single Nomia melanderi isolate GNS246 chromosome 13, iyNomMela1, whole genome shotgun sequence DNA region contains:
- the ringer gene encoding tubulin polymerization-promoting protein ringmaker isoform X1, translating into MVQSRTSKCPRKRWSSSETRMQAEKTDTETEKVEKNHVEEKNEAKVEKNDANKESEEEAVTNKVANLKIEEESGSSAPSSPGAAQPGSFLGNFKAFSKFGDSKSDGKLITLSQSDKWMKQAKVIDGKKITTTDTGIYFKKHKSMKLGIEQYKAFLEELAKAKKVDLAEMKKKMATCGPPGVTSSTAAGKAASAVDRLTDVSKYTGSHKQRFDEAGRGKGIAGRKDLPDQSGYVQGYQNKDTYNKAH; encoded by the exons ATGGTACAAAGTCGAACTTCGAAGTGTCCTAGAAAACGGTGGTCATCTTCAG AAACGAGGATGCAGGCAGAGAAGACCGACACCGAGACCGAGAAGGTCGAGAAGAACCACGTCGAGGAGAAGAACGAGGCCAAGGTGGAGAAAAACGACGCCAACAAGGAGTCGGAGGAGGAGGCGGTCACGAATAAAGTCGCGAATTTGAAGATCGAGGAGGAGTCGGGAAGCTCGGCGCCGAGCAGCCCCGGCGCCGCGCAGCCGGGCAGCTTTTTAGGGAACTTCAAGGCGTTCTCGAAATTCGGCGACTCGAAAAGCGACGGGAAACTGATCACCCTCAGCCAGAGCGACAAATGGATGAAGCAGGCGAAGGTGATCGATGGGAAGAAGATCACCACCACCGACACCGGGATCTACTTCAAAAAGCACAA ATCGATGAAATTGGGAATCGAACAGTACAAAGCGTTCTTGGAAGAATTAGCGAAGGCGAAGAAGGTCGATCTAGCCGAGATGAAGAAGAAAATGGCGACCTGCGGGCCGCCTGGAGTAACGAGTAGCACGGCG GCTGGAAAGGCAGCGTCCGCAGTGGACAGGCTGACGGACGTCAGCAAGTACACCGGCTCGCACAAGCAGCGTTTCGACGAGGCCGGAAGAGGCAAAGGGATCGCCGGTCGCAAGGATCTGCCGGACCAGTCCGGCTACGTGCAAGGCTACCAGAACAAGGACACTTACAACAAAGCCCATTAA
- the ringer gene encoding tubulin polymerization-promoting protein ringmaker isoform X2: MQAEKTDTETEKVEKNHVEEKNEAKVEKNDANKESEEEAVTNKVANLKIEEESGSSAPSSPGAAQPGSFLGNFKAFSKFGDSKSDGKLITLSQSDKWMKQAKVIDGKKITTTDTGIYFKKHKSMKLGIEQYKAFLEELAKAKKVDLAEMKKKMATCGPPGVTSSTAAGKAASAVDRLTDVSKYTGSHKQRFDEAGRGKGIAGRKDLPDQSGYVQGYQNKDTYNKAH; encoded by the exons ATGCAGGCAGAGAAGACCGACACCGAGACCGAGAAGGTCGAGAAGAACCACGTCGAGGAGAAGAACGAGGCCAAGGTGGAGAAAAACGACGCCAACAAGGAGTCGGAGGAGGAGGCGGTCACGAATAAAGTCGCGAATTTGAAGATCGAGGAGGAGTCGGGAAGCTCGGCGCCGAGCAGCCCCGGCGCCGCGCAGCCGGGCAGCTTTTTAGGGAACTTCAAGGCGTTCTCGAAATTCGGCGACTCGAAAAGCGACGGGAAACTGATCACCCTCAGCCAGAGCGACAAATGGATGAAGCAGGCGAAGGTGATCGATGGGAAGAAGATCACCACCACCGACACCGGGATCTACTTCAAAAAGCACAA ATCGATGAAATTGGGAATCGAACAGTACAAAGCGTTCTTGGAAGAATTAGCGAAGGCGAAGAAGGTCGATCTAGCCGAGATGAAGAAGAAAATGGCGACCTGCGGGCCGCCTGGAGTAACGAGTAGCACGGCG GCTGGAAAGGCAGCGTCCGCAGTGGACAGGCTGACGGACGTCAGCAAGTACACCGGCTCGCACAAGCAGCGTTTCGACGAGGCCGGAAGAGGCAAAGGGATCGCCGGTCGCAAGGATCTGCCGGACCAGTCCGGCTACGTGCAAGGCTACCAGAACAAGGACACTTACAACAAAGCCCATTAA
- the LOC116433434 gene encoding uncharacterized protein LOC116433434 yields the protein MRLSSEEETVRFRPSRMKLPTDEDFSYAMDALRIVTWSVGTWPLQTYTFWSGLRFAIAILLLMLVVLIINVEIFLDFGNTEKTLNGLLILICAVLGALKVASFRLYPTGLIANFVSAVEDYRQLNEEEKRAIVRRHAYMGRMSSASVILFSYFSVSLYTLAPMLTGSDAAQGANSTLGKRLDYPIPSEYTLQLLRAPGNLFAVIYFVEYFLLLVTAVGNLGSDSLFFGIIFHLCGQVELLKLDFSRFLEDDENRTDRFVALIKRHHHLLTLAEYLNDTIHWIMVIQLFGSCMLICTSEFQFILSLNVSNVVMVVKTFMVMFTLLGQMFAYSLVGEYSKNQFEGIGQLAYCSSWYNAPPNLTRDIMFLLMKTQYPVHLRAGRFFVINMETYSSILRTSMSYLSVLRLMVNASFEQCWQRAADAGSSRDYGCIKHKQKLADASSRAQTPLEGNATIVVGGNRSASSLEDEAPDGRGFLVRDGRSEDHLEAGRHVAPSDVQLLVRPAVRHRHRAYISFLVQWSLEFKLSNIEPHLPSPRMTRRSAESSAQMLMMLVIHVEIYLDNGNAEKTLEALLITACGILGVLKVASFRLYPRGLIANFVSAVEDYRQLNGEEKRAIVRHHAYMGRILSGSMIFVSYLSATLFIVVPMFAGDDAAQGANATRGELLDYPFPSECTLQLLGTPEYLRAIIYFGEYFMLLVTVNGNIGSDLLFIGIIFHLCGQVEVLKVDFSNFLDDDSDGTDRFTALIKRHHHLLTLAEYLNDTIGLIMVIQLFTSCLLICVSGFQFILSLSVNNVVMVVKSFMVMTTLLGQMFAYSYVGEYSKNQFESIGHYVCRSNWYNAPPKLSKHIMFLLMKTQCPVHLKAGRFFVINIETYTSILKSSMSYLSVLRVMVTT from the exons ATGCGACTATCGTCGGAGGAGGAAACGGTTCGGTTTCGTCCCTCGAGGATGAAGCTCCCGACGGACGAGGATTTCTCGTACGCGATGGATGCTCTGAGGATCGTCACGTGGTCCGTAGGCACGTGGCCCCTTCAAACTTACACCTTCTGGTCTGGTCTGCGGTTCGCCATCGCTATCCTGCTTCTG ATGCTGGTAGTGCTGATCATTAACGTGGAGATCTTCCTGGACTTCGGAAACACAGAGAAGACCCTGAACGGTCTCTTGATACTTATCTGCGCTGTCCTGGGGGCGCTGAAGGTGGCCAGCTTCCGGCTGTATCCCACAGGACTGATCGCCAACTTCGTCTCAGCAGTGGAGGACTACCGGCAGCTGAACGAAGAGGAGAAACGAGCGATCGTCAGGCGTCACGCGTACATGGGGCGCATGTCGTCCGCCAGCGTGATACTATTCTCGTACTTCAGCGTGTCGCTGTACACGCTGGCGCCCATGCTCACCGGAAGCGACGCGGCGCAGGGTGCGAACTCGACGCTGGGGAAACGCCTGGACTACCCGATACCCAGCGAGTACACCCTGCAGCTTCTGCGAGCGCCGGGAAACCTGTTCGCGGTGATATACTTCGTGGAGTACTTCCTGTTGCTGGTGACGGCCGTCGGAAACCTCG GTAGTGACTCGTTGTTCTTCGGCATCATCTTCCACCTGTGCGGTCAAGTGGAGCTGCTGAAGCTGGACTTCAGCAGGTTCCTCGAGGACGACGAGAACAGGACCGATCGTTTCGTCGCGCTGATCAAGAGGCATCATCACCTGCTGACGCTGGCCGAGTACCTGAACGACACCATCCATTGGATCATGGTCATCCAACTGTTCGGCAGCTGCATGCTGATCTGCACTAGCG AGTTCCAGTTCATCCTCTCTCTGAACGTCAGCAACGTCGTGATGGTGGTGAAGACGTTCATGGTGATGTTCACCCTGCTGGGACAGATGTTCGCTTACAGCCTCGTCGGCGAGTACTCGAAGAACCAGTTCGAAGGCATCGGACAGCTCGCCTATTGCAGCAGCTGGTACAACGCGCCGCCTAATCTGACGAGGGACATCATGTTCCTCCTGATGAAGACCCAGTATCCCGTGCATTTGAGGGCTGGCAGGTTCTTCGTCATTAACATGGAGACGTACTCGAGTATCCTGAGGACCTCGATGTCCTACCTGTCGGTCCTACGCCTGATGGTTAACGC GAGTTTCGAGC AATGTTGGCAACGCGCAGCTGACGCCGGAAGCTCGCGCGATTACGGCTGCATAAAACATAAACAGAAACTGGCCGACGCGTCTAGTCGCGCGCAGACACCGCTCGAAGGAAATGCGACTATCGTCGTCGGAGGAAACCGTTCGGCTTCGTCCCTCGAAGATGAAGCTCCCGACGGACGAGGATTTCTCGTACGCGATGGACGCTCTGAGGATCATCTCGAGGCCGGTCGGCACGTGGCCCCTTCAGACGTACAACTTCTGGTCCGGCCTGCGGTCCGCCATCGTCATCGTGCTTATA TATCATTCCTGGTACaatggagcctagagttcaaactGTCGAACATTGAGCCACACCTACCCAGTCCACGTATGACCCGGAGATCAGCGGAATCGTCTGCGCAGATGCTGATGATGCTAGTCATCCACGTGGAGATCTACCTAGACAACGGCAACGCGGAGAAGACGCTGGAGGCTCTGCTGATAACCGCTTGCGGTATCCTGGGGGTGCTGAAGGTGGCTTCCTTCCGGCTGTATCCCAGAGGACTGATCGCCAACTTCGTCTCAGCGGTGGAAGACTACCGCCAGCTGAACGGAGAGGAGAAACGAGCGATCGTCAGGCATCACGCCTACATGGGCCGCATTCTCTCCGGCAGCATGATATTCGTGTCCTACCTCAGCGCGACGCTGTTCATCGTAGTGCCGATGTTCGCCGGGGACGACGCGGCGCAGGGTGCGAACGCGACGCGAGGGGAGCTGCTGGACTACCCGTTCCCCAGCGAGTGCACCCTGCAGCTCCTGGGGACGCCTGAATACCTGCGCGCGATCATCTACTTCGGCGAGTACTTCATGCTGCTGGTGACAGTCAACGGAAACATCG GTAGTGACTTGTTGTTCATCGGCATCATCTTCCACCTGTGCGGGCAAGTGGAGGTGTTGAAAGTCGACTTCAGCAACTTCCTCGACGACGACAGTGACGGGACCGACCGTTTCACCGCGCTGATCAAGAGGCATCATCATCTGCTCACGCTGGCCGAGTACCTGAACGACACCATCGGCTTGATCATGGTCATCCAGCTGTTCACCAGCTGCCTGCTCATCTGCGTTAGCG GGTTCCAGTTCATCCTGTCTCTGAGCGTCAACAACGTCGTGATGGTGGTGAAGTCGTTCATGGTGATGACCACGCTGCTGGGACAGATGTTCGCTTACAGCTACGTCGGCGAGTACTCGAAGAACCAGTTCGAGAGCATCGGCCACTACGTCTGCCGCAGCAACTGGTACAACGCGCCACCGAAATTGTCGAAGCACATCATGTTCCTGCTGATGAAGACGCAGTGTCCTGTCCATTTGAAGGCCGGCAGGTTCTTCGTGATCAACATCGAGACGTACACGAGCATCCTGAAGAGCTCGATGTCCTACCTGTCCGTGCTCCGCGTGATGGTGACAACGTAA